The genomic segment TTGTCAGGCGAGTGCAGGAACGTCAACAAAACAGTAATCACACAACTTGGATTTGCTATCTCGGAAAGAGGCGACAACCAAACGAACAGATAGTCTGGACCTGCAGGTGAAGCAGCGGTTGAAACCGAGCGACCCTTCATGTCTGCCGTGCTGGATTGCCAGTGAATTGCCTTCGTCGTTGACGTTAAGGACAGCGTCGAGGGGACAGTCGCAGTAGGATGACTTGAAATGGTTCATGGAAAATAAGGAAACCAAAAAACAGGTGAATTGGCTTCGCAGTCCGTCGTGAATGACAAAGACATCGGAAGTGGCATCACCCAAAACCGCGTGATGCTTTTTTTGGTCAGCAGCACTTTTACACAGGTCCGTgtaaaaagaaaaagaaaaggaagagcgcCTCTTGCGTGTGTACACCGGTGTGCGGTTGAACATCTTTCGCATATTTTTTCTGTGCCTGGTAAGCCTGTCATCATTTGTTGTCGCCTGATGGTCAGATAAGGACAGACATTTGCGATAATTTGATAAAGTGCTTTGCTTGACTGTTAGTGGACGAACGACACACAGTTGGCGACTGTCGCATGTACCTGTGTCGTTGAAGAAGTGCAGATGTCTGTTGGGGCCTGCCCTGAAAAGAGCCAACTATGATAGGAAAGTGGAGGGCAGTGAAACGAAAGTCCTGAGTCTGTTACGGTGTGCTGTACGAGCCATTCACTGTAGTGAATTTCCACAGCTGTCTCCAGCATGTAAAGGCTGCTTCGCCGACTACCTGTTCTTGCATACGTCTCCGACTCAGCTTCATTGGTCGGTAACTGTCTCAAGTCGTTACCCTTTCTAATCGCGCATGTAAACACCTCAACAGCGCTGCCAGTTGTGAATAAACATGAGCCCAGTTACCTTAGATAGGTGTCGTCCTTTTGTGAACTGTCTCTGGCAGACGGATGCCCGGAGATAGCTTTGATAACTCGCCATCAAACACCGCTCGAGTGCCTTATTCGCTAGCAGCTGCTGTTACGTGTGTGGGTCGAATGTTTTTGATCCTGTCCACAGCACGTCAGGAACCGGTATACCCTTAAACACCACAACCGAGAGATATCGCCAACGAAAAAAATGGTGCGTtagaggaggaagaacagctGGTTACTAGCGATACCGTGCTCCGTTTATACTTTTTCTGTGAGTTTAGTGGTTGTTGTTTGTTTGCGGCGACGAACGTTCAGATAGAAATGTCGAAACACATCCACCGTTCCACGTCAGATGATGCGCCCACACGAGGAGTAGACTTCCTAGATTCCATCAGAGAGCGTTGCTGCGAAACACCAATGGAGTAAATGGGAATGGACGGGGCGATGCTGGCCCCGATCCTCATTCCCATGATGCACGCCAGGCCACGAGACTGCTTAAAACGCGCTTCCACAAGAATGGAATTCAGGATGCAAGCATTCCATCGTAGATCGCGTGATCATGCTGGCCCGAACACGATAGTAAAAGATGGATAAGTGACATGTGAAGTCGAGTGAGGGTTCCTAGTACATATTTTTCAGGAAACTATGGGTAAACTGCAGTGTCCGGACGGTAATATGACGTTTTCTCCCTGACTGAGGAGCAAGCTGGCTCTGCTCTAatgtgtctgcgttttccgtGTACAATTTGTCATAGCACGTGTTGCAACGCACTATCTATGTTTGCCGCGAGCAGCCTTGGTCAGCCCCTGCAGCCGTCAACCGCGACAGTGACACACAAGTCTACAGGCAACGAATTTCTTATTCTGTTCCAACTCCCCCTGGTAAACACAGTCAACGAATGGCGGAAGGAAACATCATATGGATGCGTCTGCGTCCTTGCTAGACGCAAAAAATTGCTACATCATCAAACCAGGGAAGGTGGCGACGACAGTTGACACAACAATGGCATGTGGCAGCAGCGAACCAAAGAGGGGATGCCCGTTTCGCTCTCCGCCAGAGAATTGCGACTCGCCAAGACCGACCCTTTTCCGCAAAGAGCATGGAGCTGCACAAATCGACAATCGGGAAAAGGCGGATCCATAAGTCGTATGACAGTACAAGTGCCCTACCTATGTACGTGAGTCAGTGTT from the Toxoplasma gondii ME49 chromosome IX, whole genome shotgun sequence genome contains:
- a CDS encoding hypothetical protein (encoded by transcript TGME49_306730), coding for MAGDTALGHFAVQVAFMSFYRAYSRLLVCSGKYQRYEYAQRVQERQQNSNHTTWICYLGKRRQPNEQIVWTCSSTFTQVRVKRKRKGRAPLACVHRCAVEHLSHIFSVPVNFHSCLQHVKAASPTTCSCIRLRLSFIGR